A genomic window from Acinetobacter chinensis includes:
- the mraY gene encoding phospho-N-acetylmuramoyl-pentapeptide-transferase has translation MLYWLFQHLAGYENAFQVVRYLSLRALLSVLTALAIGWALGPVMIRKLQALKYGQAVSSFAPENHAKKMGTPTMGGILILLSIGISTLLWADLSNPYVWIVLGVMVIFGAVGWADDWIKVRYKDNAGLPARKKFFWTSVGSLGAGIALYVIATQQDNPVHTANMLDLLIPFFKNLSIPLSSIPLGIGFIIFTYLVINGGSNAVNLTDGLDGLAIMPIVLVAAGLGVFAYLAGDIRFASYLHIPYVKYTSELVIICAAMIGAGLAFLWYNAHPAQVFMGDVGALSLGAMLGTIAVMVRQEIVFAIMGGVFVVEAISVFLQIGSLRMRNKRVFLMAPLHHHYEKKGWRETQVVIRFWIITIMLVVLGLMTLKLR, from the coding sequence ATGTTGTATTGGTTATTTCAGCATCTGGCTGGCTATGAAAATGCCTTTCAGGTGGTTCGGTATCTATCATTGCGTGCCTTGCTGAGTGTCTTGACAGCCCTGGCAATCGGTTGGGCTTTAGGTCCTGTGATGATCCGTAAATTACAGGCTCTGAAATACGGTCAGGCAGTCAGCTCTTTTGCACCTGAAAATCATGCCAAAAAAATGGGTACGCCTACCATGGGCGGCATCCTGATTCTGTTATCCATTGGGATCAGTACACTGCTGTGGGCAGACCTGAGCAATCCTTATGTCTGGATTGTACTGGGTGTGATGGTTATTTTTGGTGCTGTGGGATGGGCGGATGACTGGATTAAAGTCCGTTATAAAGACAATGCGGGTCTGCCAGCCAGGAAGAAATTTTTCTGGACTTCAGTGGGTTCACTGGGTGCGGGTATTGCGCTGTATGTCATTGCTACACAGCAGGACAATCCGGTACACACTGCCAACATGCTGGATCTGCTGATTCCTTTCTTTAAAAATCTCAGTATTCCATTGTCTTCAATTCCATTGGGTATCGGTTTCATTATTTTCACTTATCTGGTGATTAATGGAGGCTCTAATGCAGTCAATTTGACGGATGGTCTAGATGGTCTGGCAATCATGCCGATCGTACTGGTTGCCGCAGGTCTGGGGGTATTTGCTTACCTTGCGGGTGATATCCGTTTTGCCAGTTATCTGCATATTCCTTATGTGAAATACACCTCTGAGCTGGTGATTATCTGTGCAGCCATGATTGGTGCCGGTCTGGCATTCTTGTGGTACAACGCACATCCGGCTCAGGTATTCATGGGGGATGTCGGTGCGCTGTCACTGGGTGCGATGCTGGGCACAATTGCAGTGATGGTTCGTCAGGAAATTGTTTTTGCGATCATGGGCGGTGTGTTCGTGGTTGAGGCGATTTCGGTATTCCTGCAGATCGGTTCATTGCGTATGCGTAATAAGCGTGTGTTCCTGATGGCGCCATTGCATCATCATTATGAGAAAAAAGGCTGGCGTGAAACTCAGGTTGTGATCCGTTTCTGGATTATTACAATTATGCTGGTAGTTTTGGGTCTGATGACTTTAAAATTACGCTAA
- a CDS encoding UDP-N-acetylmuramoyl-tripeptide--D-alanyl-D-alanine ligase: MHTSTTSTVPLEPWTADELAEATQGYWYSDQAPQGEIKRILSDSRHAEQGDAFLALKGERFDAHDFIAQVAEKGCQIAIVSHPVDVDICQLVVSDTRLALGHLGAYRRTRHAQLKVIALTGSSGKTTTKEMLGSILSRLAPTLITRGNLNNDLGVPMMLLELRAEHQYAVMELGASHQGEIDYTSNLVQPHVAGILNIGTAHMGEFGGRDGICRAKSEIYSHISPSGTSIIPAQDDFTDQIRAAVQTEKSLSFGEGGDVFATDIVLHAQSSSFMINTAHGSRSVNLPFAGLHNVHNAEAATAFALAIGIGLDDIVAGLETAQGAKGRLNFIRKANYLFIDDTYNANPTSMRAAAEVLAQQDGIKVLVMGDIGELGDSAAQQHYLLGRDLVSVQGINFVVAVGEFAPAAQEGARSTQYGKKMQAFLNQAQALPLLTSLVETHQPQSMSFLFKGSRYTHMETLMTELMEKL; this comes from the coding sequence ATGCACACTTCCACCACCAGTACTGTGCCTCTGGAACCGTGGACAGCAGATGAACTTGCTGAAGCGACTCAGGGTTACTGGTACTCAGATCAGGCACCGCAGGGTGAAATTAAACGTATTCTGAGTGACTCACGTCATGCAGAGCAGGGCGATGCCTTTCTTGCATTAAAAGGTGAACGCTTTGATGCACATGATTTTATTGCACAGGTTGCAGAAAAAGGCTGTCAGATTGCGATTGTCAGCCATCCTGTGGATGTGGATATCTGTCAGCTTGTCGTGAGTGACACCCGTCTTGCACTGGGGCATCTTGGGGCATACCGACGTACACGTCATGCACAGCTGAAAGTGATTGCACTGACCGGTAGCAGTGGAAAAACCACGACCAAGGAAATGCTGGGCAGTATCCTGTCCCGTCTTGCTCCGACCCTGATTACCCGGGGAAATCTGAACAATGACCTCGGTGTCCCGATGATGTTGCTGGAGCTGCGTGCTGAACATCAGTATGCAGTGATGGAGCTGGGTGCAAGCCATCAGGGTGAGATTGACTATACTTCAAATCTGGTTCAGCCTCATGTTGCCGGTATTCTGAATATCGGTACAGCGCATATGGGCGAGTTCGGTGGGCGTGATGGTATCTGCCGTGCTAAATCCGAAATTTACAGTCATATCAGTCCATCAGGAACATCCATTATTCCTGCACAGGATGATTTTACCGATCAGATCCGCGCTGCTGTACAGACTGAAAAAAGTCTGAGTTTTGGTGAAGGTGGTGATGTTTTTGCTACAGATATTGTACTGCATGCGCAGTCATCTTCATTCATGATCAACACAGCCCATGGTTCCCGGTCAGTGAATCTGCCGTTTGCAGGTCTGCACAATGTACACAATGCAGAAGCCGCGACAGCATTTGCGCTGGCAATCGGTATTGGTCTGGATGACATTGTGGCTGGACTGGAAACAGCTCAGGGTGCCAAAGGTCGCCTGAATTTTATCCGCAAAGCGAATTATCTGTTCATTGATGACACGTATAATGCCAATCCAACCTCCATGCGTGCAGCTGCAGAAGTTTTAGCACAGCAGGATGGTATTAAAGTACTGGTGATGGGTGATATTGGTGAACTGGGTGACAGTGCAGCACAACAGCATTATTTGCTGGGTCGTGATCTCGTGTCAGTTCAGGGGATTAATTTTGTGGTTGCTGTCGGTGAATTTGCACCTGCAGCTCAGGAAGGTGCCCGCAGTACTCAGTATGGGAAAAAAATGCAGGCATTTCTGAATCAGGCACAGGCTTTGCCGTTATTAACAAGTCTGGTGGAAACCCACCAGCCGCAGTCTATGAGTTTCCTGTTTAAAGGTTCTCGTTATACCCATATGGAAACATTGATGACCGAATTGATGGAGAAACTCTAA
- a CDS encoding UDP-N-acetylmuramoyl-L-alanyl-D-glutamate--2,6-diaminopimelate ligase gives MSITFQDIYSTDQHAEWMEKPFQGFNLDSRSVQPGQIFIALTSYSQPEKTLQFAQAALDKGALAVVSENKLGLDHEFVCSDVRHLMGQWQKQYLQATDPVKAARILAVTGTNGKTTISRLVAELLMLQGRKCAVMGTTGNGILPNLEASSHTTLDALHLQNLLHDFAQNGAEFVSLEASSHGLEQGRLNGCDIEIAAYSNLSRDHLDYHGTLEAYAEAKSRLFSFPSLKTAVINIDDEHAMAMLDAASSNQAHPEILTYSTSKSADYQVFGIQYSLEGATFHLKTAKGEFTVNSPLLGHFNIENLVASLIVAEQAGFDLAQLIAAVPKLQGAPGRMQVIRDASRLFVVDYAHTPDALTQVLKTLKRHVENQLWAVFGCGGDRDRGKRPLMTKAALEQANPVMITSDNPRTEDPAQIFADMKRDIDFSQHDVHEIHDRREAIKYAVKHAQSGDIVVIAGKGHENYQEIDGVRHWFDDVVEVQSAIDAQHHKPDSAYPAQQEK, from the coding sequence ATGTCAATTACATTTCAGGATATTTACTCTACAGATCAGCATGCTGAGTGGATGGAAAAACCATTTCAGGGGTTTAATCTGGACAGCCGTTCTGTTCAGCCAGGGCAGATTTTTATTGCGCTGACCAGTTATTCCCAGCCTGAAAAAACATTACAGTTTGCACAGGCAGCACTGGATAAAGGTGCGCTGGCAGTGGTCAGTGAAAATAAACTGGGACTGGATCATGAATTTGTCTGCTCAGATGTCCGTCATCTGATGGGGCAATGGCAAAAACAATATTTACAGGCTACAGATCCAGTCAAAGCTGCACGAATACTGGCTGTAACAGGAACCAATGGTAAAACCACGATTTCCCGCCTGGTTGCAGAACTGCTGATGTTGCAGGGTCGAAAATGTGCAGTGATGGGAACAACAGGCAACGGGATTCTACCGAACCTTGAGGCTTCTTCGCACACGACACTTGATGCATTGCATTTACAGAATTTACTGCATGATTTTGCTCAGAATGGTGCCGAATTTGTTTCACTTGAAGCAAGTTCACATGGTCTTGAACAGGGGCGTCTGAATGGCTGTGATATTGAAATTGCAGCGTACAGTAACCTTAGCCGTGATCATCTGGATTATCACGGGACACTTGAGGCATATGCCGAAGCCAAGTCCCGACTGTTCAGCTTTCCATCCCTGAAAACGGCTGTCATCAATATAGATGATGAACATGCAATGGCCATGCTGGATGCAGCCAGCAGTAATCAGGCACATCCTGAAATACTGACCTATTCCACTTCAAAAAGTGCCGATTATCAGGTTTTTGGTATTCAGTACAGCCTGGAGGGTGCCACTTTTCATCTGAAAACAGCCAAAGGTGAATTTACGGTAAACAGCCCGCTGCTGGGACATTTCAATATTGAAAATCTGGTTGCCAGTCTGATTGTGGCAGAGCAGGCAGGGTTTGATCTGGCACAGCTGATTGCAGCGGTACCTAAGCTGCAGGGAGCACCTGGTCGTATGCAGGTGATCCGTGATGCAAGCCGTTTATTTGTTGTGGACTATGCACATACTCCGGATGCACTGACCCAGGTGCTTAAAACCCTGAAACGCCATGTTGAAAATCAGCTGTGGGCTGTATTTGGCTGTGGCGGTGATCGTGACCGTGGCAAGCGTCCACTGATGACCAAAGCGGCACTTGAGCAAGCAAATCCGGTCATGATTACTTCAGATAATCCACGGACAGAAGATCCTGCACAGATTTTTGCTGACATGAAACGTGATATTGATTTCAGTCAGCACGATGTACATGAAATTCATGACCGCCGTGAAGCAATTAAATATGCCGTTAAACATGCACAATCGGGTGATATTGTGGTGATTGCCGGTAAAGGTCATGAAAATTATCAGGAAATTGATGGTGTACGCCATTGGTTTGATGATGTGGTTGAAGTGCAGTCAGCGATAGATGCACAACACCATAAACCCGATTCAGCGTATCCAGCGCAACAGGAAAAATAG
- the ftsI gene encoding penicillin-binding protein PBP3: MVDPRKKQTRKKQPITEKASFNVDMWRFYLMWGTVLLCFVALVGRAFYVQVVNKDFLQNKANANILRTEKVKAMRGVIYDRHGVPLAISTPVMKVVMDPRDYFDNKKLFEETTAELKKDPNNRKLKRQLPDKNLNLDQLADAVGMDREELKKKLYERPRSRYLVLKKEVPPQQAELIAKREFQGVYTEKNYKRYYPQPQPNAQIIGLTNSEGSGIEGLEMQLNGRLAGEDGEQQVIRDKRGNRVRDPEVIKEMEPGENITLSIDSRLQYIMYRELTAAGVANNARSATAITVDVKTGEILAMTSWPSYNPNDKEGLKNKDAMRNRGAVDSFEPGSTMKPLTIAMALESGKYTANTVVNTSPGSMRVGNHTIRDTHNYGALTLGGIIQKSSNVGVAKIALSLPYATLPTFYQRVGFGQRSAVKFPGESGGLILPKNKWNVSEVATMAYGYGLNATVLQMADAYAMLANHGVKVPLSLYKLEDKPKGEQIVAPEIADQVLLMMETATLPGGTATRATIPGYRVGGKTGTAHKLRADRKGYSQNEYRALFAGVAPVSDPRLAMIVVVENPKGTYYGGTVSAPVFARVMQESLRLMNVPLDKPLDSPKTQ; the protein is encoded by the coding sequence ATGGTAGATCCACGTAAAAAGCAAACACGTAAAAAGCAGCCCATTACTGAAAAAGCATCATTCAATGTAGATATGTGGCGCTTTTATCTGATGTGGGGAACGGTCCTGCTGTGCTTTGTTGCACTGGTCGGGCGGGCTTTCTATGTTCAGGTGGTGAACAAGGATTTTCTGCAGAATAAAGCCAATGCCAATATTTTACGCACCGAAAAAGTAAAAGCCATGCGTGGGGTGATTTATGACCGCCATGGTGTTCCACTGGCTATCAGTACACCTGTCATGAAAGTGGTGATGGATCCGCGGGATTATTTTGATAACAAAAAGCTGTTTGAAGAAACCACAGCAGAACTGAAAAAAGATCCGAACAACCGTAAGTTAAAACGTCAGTTACCTGATAAAAACCTGAATCTGGATCAGTTGGCAGATGCTGTTGGTATGGACAGGGAAGAACTGAAGAAAAAGCTTTATGAGCGTCCACGTTCGCGTTATCTGGTGCTGAAAAAAGAAGTACCGCCACAGCAGGCAGAACTGATTGCTAAACGTGAATTTCAGGGTGTTTATACTGAAAAAAACTATAAGCGTTATTATCCTCAACCTCAGCCAAACGCACAGATTATCGGTCTGACCAACAGCGAAGGCTCAGGGATTGAAGGACTGGAAATGCAGCTGAACGGTCGTCTTGCGGGTGAGGACGGTGAGCAGCAGGTGATTCGTGATAAGCGCGGAAACCGTGTCCGTGATCCAGAAGTGATCAAGGAAATGGAGCCTGGGGAAAATATTACCCTGAGTATTGATTCACGTCTGCAGTATATTATGTACCGTGAACTGACAGCGGCAGGTGTTGCGAATAATGCCCGTTCAGCAACAGCCATTACTGTTGATGTAAAAACCGGTGAAATTCTGGCAATGACCAGCTGGCCTTCGTATAACCCAAATGATAAAGAAGGCTTAAAAAATAAAGATGCCATGCGTAACCGTGGTGCGGTGGATTCATTTGAACCCGGTTCCACCATGAAGCCACTGACCATAGCAATGGCACTGGAAAGTGGGAAATATACCGCAAATACTGTGGTGAACACGTCTCCAGGTTCCATGCGTGTAGGGAATCACACCATCCGTGATACGCATAATTATGGTGCTCTGACACTGGGCGGTATTATTCAGAAATCCTCCAACGTGGGTGTTGCAAAAATTGCACTGTCTCTGCCTTATGCAACATTGCCGACATTTTATCAGCGTGTAGGTTTTGGTCAGCGTTCTGCGGTGAAATTCCCTGGAGAAAGTGGTGGTCTGATTCTTCCAAAAAATAAATGGAATGTTTCAGAGGTTGCCACCATGGCTTATGGATATGGCTTAAATGCAACCGTACTTCAGATGGCAGATGCTTATGCCATGCTTGCCAATCATGGTGTGAAAGTACCTTTAAGCCTGTATAAACTGGAAGATAAACCAAAAGGTGAACAGATTGTTGCTCCTGAAATTGCAGATCAGGTTCTGCTGATGATGGAAACAGCGACATTACCTGGTGGAACAGCCACCCGGGCAACCATTCCAGGCTATCGGGTCGGTGGTAAAACAGGTACAGCACATAAACTGCGTGCAGACCGTAAAGGTTATTCGCAGAATGAATACCGGGCATTGTTTGCAGGTGTCGCACCGGTCAGTGACCCGCGTCTTGCCATGATTGTGGTCGTGGAAAATCCGAAAGGAACCTATTATGGCGGTACCGTTTCAGCACCGGTTTTTGCACGTGTGATGCAGGAGTCATTGCGTCTGATGAACGTACCGCTGGATAAGCCACTCGACAGCCCTAAAACTCAGTAA
- the ftsL gene encoding cell division protein FtsL — protein MKTEAVENKTENLRLKKIIVYFILLALVFSSAMMVVFQVFEYRHDYRQLSGFMRDRDDLNAEWGRLLIEQQTFGATAQIGTRAVTQLRMYSPPAAQTVVISLPATTQDKK, from the coding sequence ATGAAAACAGAAGCAGTTGAAAACAAAACAGAAAATTTGCGGTTAAAAAAAATAATCGTTTATTTTATTTTACTTGCCCTGGTTTTTTCCAGTGCAATGATGGTGGTTTTTCAGGTGTTTGAATATCGGCATGATTATCGGCAGCTCAGTGGTTTTATGCGTGACCGCGATGATCTGAATGCGGAGTGGGGACGTTTGCTGATTGAACAGCAGACTTTTGGTGCAACAGCGCAGATTGGTACACGGGCAGTGACTCAGCTGCGGATGTATTCGCCACCTGCTGCGCAGACGGTAGTGATTTCTTTACCTGCAACAACACAAGATAAAAAATAA
- the rsmH gene encoding 16S rRNA (cytosine(1402)-N(4))-methyltransferase RsmH, with the protein MSHISVLLHETVDALLAERNTGIYVDGTFGRGGHTRLLLSKLDENSRVYAFDKDPQALEVAYQLEKEDPRFKIIHASFADLKAEINGLGLDKVDGIMADLGVSSPQLDQAERGFSFMKDGPLDMRMDNSQGQTAAEWLVDVDEEHLANVIFQYGEERYSRRIARAIKQAGYIETTAQLAEIVKVAHPKWEKNKHAATRTFQAIRIEINKELDDVHSFLPQATDLLKSGGRLAVISFHSLEDRIIKQFIQKESTLAEDNGWGLPQKVEDTRRLKKIDRIRASEAEVKENPRSRSAWLRVAERLTAKGE; encoded by the coding sequence ATGTCGCATATTTCTGTATTACTTCACGAAACTGTTGATGCACTGCTGGCAGAGCGCAATACAGGAATTTATGTCGATGGCACATTTGGCAGGGGTGGTCATACCCGACTTTTGCTTTCAAAACTGGATGAAAATTCCCGTGTTTATGCCTTTGATAAAGATCCGCAGGCACTGGAAGTGGCGTATCAGCTGGAAAAAGAAGATCCACGGTTTAAAATTATTCATGCCAGTTTTGCAGATTTAAAAGCAGAAATTAATGGACTTGGTCTGGATAAGGTGGACGGCATTATGGCTGACCTGGGAGTGTCTTCACCTCAGCTGGATCAGGCAGAGCGTGGCTTCAGCTTTATGAAAGATGGTCCTCTGGATATGCGGATGGACAATTCACAGGGACAGACAGCAGCAGAGTGGCTGGTCGATGTGGATGAAGAACATCTGGCGAATGTCATATTTCAGTACGGGGAAGAGCGTTACAGTCGACGTATTGCCAGAGCCATCAAACAGGCGGGATATATTGAAACCACAGCGCAGCTGGCGGAAATTGTCAAAGTGGCGCACCCAAAGTGGGAAAAAAATAAACATGCTGCAACCCGTACATTCCAGGCGATCCGTATTGAAATCAATAAAGAACTGGATGATGTGCATTCATTTTTACCCCAGGCAACAGATTTGTTAAAATCTGGTGGCAGACTGGCAGTGATCAGCTTCCATTCGCTTGAAGACCGAATTATTAAACAGTTTATACAGAAAGAATCCACGCTTGCGGAAGATAATGGCTGGGGTTTACCTCAGAAAGTTGAAGACACCCGCAGACTGAAAAAAATTGACCGAATCCGTGCCAGTGAAGCGGAAGTTAAGGAAAATCCACGTTCCCGCAGTGCATGGTTGCGAGTGGCGGAGCGTCTGACTGCAAAAGGCGAATAA
- a CDS encoding GNAT family N-acetyltransferase — translation MSMHIRAATAEDIDLIFDIRTAVKENHLSREELAESGITEDTILALIENTPSVWVAELNHRGCGFAIADQDEGSIFAMFVHPDFEGQGVGAALLEKAEIFLFQYFQEIWLETDAESRAYGFYCRHGWRVAEYFENGDVKMIRTKTAVL, via the coding sequence ATGAGTATGCATATACGCGCTGCGACAGCTGAAGATATTGATTTGATCTTTGATATTCGGACAGCAGTCAAAGAAAATCACTTATCCAGAGAGGAACTGGCTGAATCAGGTATTACTGAAGACACGATTCTGGCGTTGATTGAAAACACTCCATCGGTATGGGTAGCTGAACTGAATCATCGTGGATGTGGATTTGCGATCGCTGATCAGGATGAAGGCAGTATTTTTGCCATGTTTGTTCATCCTGATTTTGAAGGACAGGGCGTGGGTGCAGCATTGCTGGAAAAAGCCGAAATTTTTTTATTTCAGTATTTTCAGGAGATCTGGCTTGAAACAGATGCTGAAAGCCGGGCTTATGGGTTTTATTGCCGGCATGGCTGGCGTGTTGCAGAATATTTTGAAAATGGCGATGTGAAAATGATCAGGACAAAGACAGCTGTTTTATAG
- a CDS encoding sulfate ABC transporter substrate-binding protein encodes MKTGLKALIGAAIVASGFTLTTVSAQAADRQFLNVSYDATREFYDEFNKSFGTYWKDRTGRTVDFKQSHGGSGKQARSVVDGLKGDVVTLALANDIDEIVKSGQIQPGWQKEFPYNSAPYTSTIVFMVRKGNPKKIKDWTDLTKPGVQIITPNPKTGGLPRWIYLSAWGYALKQPAGNDAKAREFVSKMYGNVKVMDSAARASMTTFAERGIGDVLLTWENEAMISQKTLGNKFDIVYPSMSILTEPSVAIVDKTVEKNGNKWLATGYINYLYSPLGQEMAARHFYRPRNPEILAKYSKQFPALKTFTIDEVFGGWAKAQQTHFVNGAVFDQIYSKKR; translated from the coding sequence ATGAAAACTGGTTTAAAAGCATTGATAGGAGCAGCAATTGTTGCTTCTGGTTTCACTCTGACCACTGTCTCTGCACAGGCAGCAGACCGTCAGTTCCTGAATGTATCTTATGATGCAACACGTGAATTTTACGATGAATTCAATAAATCATTCGGGACTTACTGGAAAGACCGTACAGGTCGTACCGTCGATTTTAAACAGTCTCATGGTGGTTCAGGCAAGCAGGCACGCTCTGTTGTTGATGGTCTGAAAGGTGATGTGGTTACACTGGCACTTGCCAATGATATTGATGAAATTGTGAAGTCAGGTCAGATTCAGCCGGGCTGGCAGAAAGAGTTTCCATATAATTCTGCACCTTATACATCCACCATTGTATTTATGGTGCGTAAGGGCAACCCTAAAAAAATCAAAGACTGGACCGATTTAACCAAACCGGGTGTTCAGATCATTACGCCTAACCCGAAAACAGGTGGTCTGCCACGCTGGATTTATCTGTCGGCATGGGGTTATGCACTGAAACAGCCAGCGGGTAATGATGCCAAAGCCCGTGAGTTTGTCTCTAAAATGTATGGCAATGTCAAAGTGATGGACTCGGCTGCACGTGCATCCATGACGACGTTTGCAGAACGTGGTATTGGTGATGTATTGCTGACCTGGGAAAATGAAGCCATGATCAGCCAGAAAACACTGGGTAACAAGTTTGATATCGTTTATCCATCCATGTCGATTCTGACTGAGCCTTCGGTTGCGATTGTTGATAAAACGGTTGAGAAAAACGGTAACAAATGGCTGGCAACGGGTTATATCAACTATCTGTATTCACCATTAGGTCAGGAAATGGCAGCACGTCATTTCTATCGTCCACGTAATCCAGAGATTCTGGCAAAATATTCAAAACAGTTCCCTGCACTGAAAACATTTACCATTGATGAAGTCTTCGGTGGCTGGGCAAAAGCACAGCAGACGCATTTTGTGAATGGTGCTGTTTTTGATCAGATTTACAGTAAAAAACGTTAA
- a CDS encoding sulfate ABC transporter substrate-binding protein — translation MKKIIVSTFFTVLSGLAVHSHAGKEFLNVSYDPTREFYQEYNKSFGEFWKKKTGQEIEFKQSHGGSGKQARSVVDGLQADVVTLALANDIEEIVKAGLIEPGWQKEFPSNSAPYTSTIVFLVRKGNPKGIKDWNDLTKPGVEIITPNPKTGGAPRWIYLSAWGYALKQPGGNDAKARELVKKLYKNVKVLDSGARGSLTTFAERGIGDVLLSWENEALLATSGPDKDKYQIVYPSISILAEPSVAIVDKNVDKDGNRNLAKGYLNYLYSPLGQDLAAKYNFRPRNAQAAAKYAAKFPKIKLFTINDVFGGWAKAQQTHFVNGAVYDQISAEK, via the coding sequence ATGAAAAAAATAATTGTATCTACATTTTTCACTGTACTGAGTGGACTGGCGGTTCACAGCCATGCAGGCAAAGAGTTTCTGAATGTCTCCTATGATCCGACCCGTGAATTTTACCAGGAATATAATAAAAGTTTTGGTGAGTTCTGGAAAAAGAAAACAGGGCAGGAGATTGAGTTTAAACAGTCACATGGTGGTTCTGGTAAACAGGCTCGGTCCGTTGTGGATGGATTACAGGCAGATGTCGTCACGCTGGCACTTGCCAATGATATTGAGGAAATTGTAAAAGCAGGTCTGATTGAACCAGGCTGGCAAAAAGAATTTCCAAGTAATTCTGCGCCGTATACCTCAACCATTGTATTTTTAGTTCGCAAGGGCAACCCGAAAGGCATTAAAGACTGGAATGATCTGACAAAGCCGGGTGTGGAAATTATTACCCCAAATCCGAAAACAGGTGGTGCACCCCGCTGGATTTATCTGTCGGCATGGGGTTATGCCCTGAAACAGCCTGGGGGGAATGATGCCAAGGCTCGTGAGCTGGTTAAAAAGCTCTATAAAAATGTAAAAGTACTGGACTCAGGCGCACGGGGTTCACTGACGACTTTTGCTGAACGTGGTATTGGTGATGTGCTGTTGTCCTGGGAAAATGAAGCATTGCTGGCAACATCTGGTCCTGATAAAGATAAATATCAGATTGTGTATCCATCCATTTCGATTCTGGCAGAGCCTTCGGTTGCCATCGTGGATAAAAATGTGGATAAGGATGGAAACCGGAATCTGGCGAAAGGGTACTTAAATTATCTGTACTCACCACTGGGTCAGGATCTGGCAGCAAAATATAATTTCAGACCCCGAAATGCTCAGGCAGCGGCAAAATATGCAGCAAAATTCCCTAAAATTAAACTCTTCACCATTAATGATGTGTTTGGTGGTTGGGCAAAAGCTCAGCAGACGCATTTTGTGAATGGTGCTGTTTATGATCAGATTTCAGCTGAAAAATAA